The sequence below is a genomic window from Solirubrobacterales bacterium.
CGCGGGCAAGCAGGTCCGCTCCCATCACCGCGGCCATGCGTTCGGCGTCGAGTTCGATCATCGGGCGCCGCCGATCCGGTCGAGGAGATGACGCCGGGCGACATCGCGGTCATCGAACTCGATCCTGCGGCCCTGCTCGAACTCCTGCCCCTGTTCGTGTCCCTTGCCGGCAATCACGATCGTGTCCCCGGGCTCGGCGATCTCGATCGCCAGGGCGATCGCGTGGTCACGGTCGGGTTCGACCTCGACCCCCGATCGATCGTCGATTCCGCTCAGGATCTCCTCGATGATCGCCTCGGGACGCTCCGACCGGGGGTTGTCGGAAGTGATTACGGCGAGATCGGCCAGGTTGGCTCCCGCCCGGCCCATCAACGGTCTCTTGGTCCGGTCGCGGTCGCCACCGGCCCCGAACACGGTGATCAGGCGGCCGGGGGTGAACTCTCGGGCAGCCAGCAACACGTTCTCAACCGAGTCCGGCGTGTGGGCGTAGTCGACCAGCACCGCAAAGTCCTGTCCCTCCTCGATCGGCTCCATCCGGCCGGGAACCCGGCCCACACCGGCCAGCGACTCAATCGCACTCTCGGGAGCAACTCCCAACCGGATCGCCCCGGCCAGTGCCGCCATCGAGTTGGCCACGTTGAAGCTCCCCGGCAGTTCGGTGTGGACCTCGAAAGAACCGTGTTCGGACAGAACGGTGAAGTCTGCCCCGGCCGCATCGAAGCGGACATCGGTCGCGGTGAAGTCCGCCGGCTGGCCGGCGGCAGAGAAGGTGACGGTGTCGAATTCGGCCGCGAGCCGCCGCCCGTACTCGTCGTCAAGGTTGACCACGGAAACGGCCGGATCGGCCTCGAACAGGAGCCGCTTGGCCTGAAAGTAGTCCTCCATGTCGGTGTGGAAGTCGAGGTGGTCCTGGGTGAGGTTGGTGAATATCGCCAGGTCGAACCGGATCGAGTCGGCACGGTGCATCGCCATCGCGTGGGAGGAGACTTCGATCACGCAGGCGGTGTCACCGCGGTCGAGCATCCGCCGGAAGGTGTGCTGAAGGTCGATCGCTTCCGGTGTGGTCCGCTCGAGACTCTCTTCCTGCCCGCCGACGATCTGCTTGACGGTGCCGATCAGGCCGGTCCGGTGATCGTCCCGTTCGAGAATGTCGCGGAGCAGGAAGGCGGTTGTGGTCTTGCCGTTGGTTCCGGTGATGCCGGTCATGACCAGATCGCCGGTGGGATCTCCGAAAAAGGTTGCCGCGGCGGGTGCCATCGCCGCCCGGGCGTCCTCCACCACCACCTCCGGGACGCCGCTCGAGAGGGGACGTTCGCAGACCAGGGCGGCTGCGCCGGCGGCGACCGCAGCAGCAGCAAAATCATGCCCGTCGCTGCTCAGGCCCCGCACACAGAAGAACAGGGAGCCGGCAGCGACCCGTCGACTGTCGAAGGCAAGCGAAGAGACGTCTGTGCCGGGGTCCCCCGTGAGCCGGGCCGAGTCCAGCTCCCCGACGATCCGATCCAACCGCATGCCGGAAAGTGTAGTTAGCCCGTGGGGACGCCGAGGTAGGGCAGGGCGAACGCCGCGATATCACCGAACACCGGGGCGGCGACCTCGCCGCCGCTGTGTCCGTTCCGGGGTTCGGTCACCATCACCGCAACGGCGATCGCCGGACGTTTGGCCGGGGCCAGACCGACGAAGGAAGCCACGTACCTGGTGTCGGAGTAACCGTTCTCGGTTGCGATCTGGGCGGTCCCGGTCTTCCCGGCCAGGGTGTAGCCGGGGACCTCGACCTCGGAAGCGGTTCCGCCCGGGGCGAGCACCCCTTCCAGCATCTGGCGTACCTCCGAAGCGACGTTCGGGGAGATGATCCGCTTGCCGGAGTCACCACGGATCTTGCGGCCTCCGATCGACTTGATCAGTTTCGGACTGCGGAGAATCCCCCCGTTGGCGAGAGCGCCGTAGGCCTGGACCATCTGGATCGGGGTGACCGACAGTCCCTGGCCGATCGGCAGGTTGCCCATGGTCGAGCCGGACCAGTCGCTGTAGGGATGAACGATGCCCCGTTCCTCGCTCGGAAAGCGGATTCCGGTTGTCCGGCCGAATCCGAAACGATCGATCCAGCGCGAGAAGCGCCGGCCGCCGAGCTCGAGGCCGACCGTCACTGCCCCCACGTTCGAGGACTGGGCGAGGATGTCGCCGACGCTCAGGTTCACGGTTCCCCGGGGGTGGCTTTCCTCGATCGTGCGGTCGTAGAGGGTGATCGAAGGGGGCAGGGTGAAGGTGCTTTCCGGGGTCACCGTCCCGGTCTCGAGGGCGGCCGCCACCGTGAACGGCTTGAAGGTGGAGCCGGGCTCGTAGGTGTAGGAGGTGCCGATGTTGCGGAGCGACTCGGGGGTCGTTCGATCAAGGTGGTCGAGATCCGCCGGCGGCCAGTTGGCCATCGCCAGGATCTGGGAGTTCCTGGTGTCCATGACGATCGCCGAGGCGTTGACCGGGTCGTGCAGGGCGGCCATCCGGTCGAGCG
It includes:
- a CDS encoding UDP-N-acetylmuramoyl-L-alanyl-D-glutamate--2,6-diaminopimelate ligase; this translates as MRLDRIVGELDSARLTGDPGTDVSSLAFDSRRVAAGSLFFCVRGLSSDGHDFAAAAVAAGAAALVCERPLSSGVPEVVVEDARAAMAPAAATFFGDPTGDLVMTGITGTNGKTTTAFLLRDILERDDHRTGLIGTVKQIVGGQEESLERTTPEAIDLQHTFRRMLDRGDTACVIEVSSHAMAMHRADSIRFDLAIFTNLTQDHLDFHTDMEDYFQAKRLLFEADPAVSVVNLDDEYGRRLAAEFDTVTFSAAGQPADFTATDVRFDAAGADFTVLSEHGSFEVHTELPGSFNVANSMAALAGAIRLGVAPESAIESLAGVGRVPGRMEPIEEGQDFAVLVDYAHTPDSVENVLLAAREFTPGRLITVFGAGGDRDRTKRPLMGRAGANLADLAVITSDNPRSERPEAIIEEILSGIDDRSGVEVEPDRDHAIALAIEIAEPGDTIVIAGKGHEQGQEFEQGRRIEFDDRDVARRHLLDRIGGAR
- a CDS encoding penicillin-binding protein 2, whose product is MSRHLHRRAGLLFAASLFLLLVLVGRAFQLQVIRGESLASQATSQQEDLIEVPGLRGSILDRNGQALAGSEAGASIFATPYQVTDPAGESEKLAKALDADPKQVLEALTAPGGFSYVARKVSLKRAQAVQRLKLKGIGQHPDTLRVRPQGDLASQVIGAVGAEDEEKLGLDAPEIRGLTGLEAAEETVLHGTNGQQRLVSDAKGRPLRLDTVRDSRDGASVQLTLDATIQAEAEQALDRMAALHDPVNASAIVMDTRNSQILAMANWPPADLDHLDRTTPESLRNIGTSYTYEPGSTFKPFTVAAALETGTVTPESTFTLPPSITLYDRTIEESHPRGTVNLSVGDILAQSSNVGAVTVGLELGGRRFSRWIDRFGFGRTTGIRFPSEERGIVHPYSDWSGSTMGNLPIGQGLSVTPIQMVQAYGALANGGILRSPKLIKSIGGRKIRGDSGKRIISPNVASEVRQMLEGVLAPGGTASEVEVPGYTLAGKTGTAQIATENGYSDTRYVASFVGLAPAKRPAIAVAVMVTEPRNGHSGGEVAAPVFGDIAAFALPYLGVPTG